A region from the Euleptes europaea isolate rEulEur1 chromosome 13, rEulEur1.hap1, whole genome shotgun sequence genome encodes:
- the LOC130485882 gene encoding T-box-containing protein TBX6L-like, translating into MVNFTKVSPQPVDTSPHHSSVVVTLEDRDLWNKFHKVGTEMIITKSGRRMFPQCKIRVSGLIPYAKYLMLVDFVPVDNFRYKWNKDQWEVAGKAEPQLPRRTYVHPDSPALGSHWMKEPISFQKLKLTNNTLDQQGHTVLHSMHRYKPRFHVMQADDPFSARWSPFQTFSFPETVFTSVTAYQNEKITKLKIYNNPFAKGFREHGRNTRREGRGQKNSPAKGQKRTLMEEPKPDVDELDLERSENMAVKEESHIMPVSSSCPFWVSEQNSTHTIPTQSPAPGEHAEPPAQEQHMPTPPSSSQAYRSHEMGHSPLPASLQDITPLNEFRARPHTLDVAVVPEQDAKQLSEGFTNLTPLSIPFPPPQDYSGMVGTADPAGKPGLRRPVYSPYAPDQNLNQWMVPPPAQYRAVTYSAFSTDYSTQAASGAAHGSMADWGQYSLFPYACW; encoded by the exons ATGGTGAACTTCACCAAAGTGTCACCCCAAC CTGTGGACACGTCCCCTCATCACAGCTCTGTTGTGGTCACTCTTGAGGATCGGGACCTCTGGAACAAGTTTCACAAAGTGGGAACTGAGATGATTATCACAAAGTCTGGACG ACGAATGTTTCCACAATGCAAGATCAGAGTCTCTGGCTTGATCCCTTATGCCAAATATCTGATGCTTGTAGATTTTGTGCCAGTAGACAACTTCAGGTACAAG TGGAACAAGGACCAGTGGGAAGTGGCCGGCAAAGCAGAGCCTCAGCTCCCCCGCCGGACGTACGTGCACCCCGACTCGCCTGCCCTGGGCAGTCACTGGATGAAGGAGCCCATCTCCTTTCAGAAGCTCAAGCTGACCAACAACACCTTGGACCAGCAGGGCCAC ACAGTCCTTCACTCGATGCACCGCTACAAGCCTCGCTTCCATGTCATGCAGGCCGACGACCCCTTCAGCGCCCGCTGGAGCCCCTTCCAGACATTCAGCTTCCCAGAGACAGTCTTCACCTCTGTCACTGCATACCAAAATGAGAAG ATTACAAAACTCAAGATCTACAACAATCCATTTGCAAAAGGCTTCAGAGAACATGGGAGGAACACACGCAG GGAGGGTCGAGGCCAGAAGAACAGTCCTGCCAAAGGTCAGAAGAGAACACTGATGGAAGAACCCAAACCTGATGTGGACGAACTGG acttggagaggagtgaaaaCATGGCTGTGAAGGAAGAGAGCCACATCATGCCAGTCAGTAGCAGCTGCCCCTTCTGGGTCTCAGAGCAAAACAGCACCCACACCATCCCCACACAATCTCCAGCTCCAGGGGAGCACGCAGAACCACCTGCCCAAGAACAGCACATGCCAACACCACCGTCCTCCTCCCAGGCATACAG gTCCCATGAGATGGGTCATAGTCCACTGCCAGCCTCTCTCCAGGACATCACTCCTCTAAACGAATTTCGGGCCAGACCTCATACACTGGACGTAGCCGTGGTTCCTGAGCAAGATGCCAAACAGCTTTCAGAAGGTTTCACCAATCTGACACCGCTTTCCATCCCTTTTCCACCTCCGCAAGATTATTCTGGGATGGTTGGTACAGCAGATCCTGCTGGGAAACCAGGACTCCGAAGGCCTGTGTACAGCCCCTATGCCCCTGATCAAAATCTCAACCAGTGGATGGTTCCTCCACCTGCTCAATATAGGGCTGTAACCTATTCTGCATTTTCCACAGACTACAGTACCCAGGCAGCCTCAGGAGCCGCCCATGGCAGCATGGCAGACTGGGGCCAATACTCTTTGTtcccctatgcctgctggtga